CCGTCGACCCAGATCTCGCCCTTGTCGATGGTTTCGAGCTGGTTGACGGTGCGGATCAGCGTCGACTTGCCCGAACCCGACGGCCCGCAGACGACGACGACTTCGCCGGCCTTGATTTCGAGCTCGATGTCGTTGAGCACATGCAGGTCCTTGAACCACTTGTGCACGCCGTTGAATCGGATCATGGATGGCGCCCTGAAAACAAAAGTGCCAGCGGTATCTGGCACGAATCCGCCCAGCCTGATCTTAAGTCTGGGCGCGAGCTTGAGTCACGACAACTGGGAGTTACCTGTAGCCGCGTTATTTATCCGGCCTGCGCAGCCAGGTGGTTGGCGAGCCGCACGTAGTCGGCCACCGCCAGCGCCTCGGGCCGCAGCGTCGGGTCGATGCCGAGCTCGGCCAAGGTGTCGTCGCCGACCACGCCCTTGAGATTGTTGCGCAAGGTCTTGCGGCGCTGGGCGAAGGCCTTGCCGACCAGGCTTTCGAGCACGGCCATGTCGGCGACGTCGCCGTGTGCGCCCGTCTGCGGGATCATGCGCACCACCGCCGAATCGACCTTGGGCGGCGGCCAGAACGCGTCCGGCGGTACGTCGAGCACGTTTTCCATGTGGAAGCGCACCTGCAGCATCACCGTCAGCCGGCCGTAGTCGGTGGTGCCCGGCTCGGCGACCATGCGGTCGACGACTTCCTTTTGCAGCATGAAGTGCATCTCGTCGACCTGGCTCGAGTATTCGGCCAGATGGAACAGCAGCGGCGTCGAGATGTTGTACGGCAGGTTGCCGACGATCTTCATCTTCGGCCCGACGGTGCCGAAGTCGAAGGCGAGGGCGTCGCCCTCGTGGATGGTCAGCTTTTCCGGCGGGAACTCCTTTTTCAGCCGCGCGATGATGTCGCGGTCGATCTCGGCGACGTGCAGGTGGCCGAGCCGCTCGAGCAGCGGGCGCGTCAGCGCGCCCAGGCCCGGGCCGATCTCGATCACCGTCTCGCCGGGCAGCGGACGGATCGCGTTGACGATGTCCTCGATCACGCGGTTGTCTTGCAGGAAGTTCTGGCCGAAACGCTTGCGGGGGATGTGACTTCTGGACATTCGGCTTCTCTGGGTGATCTTTGTCTTTAAGACTTTAGCTCAGGGTGAAGGCACTCACCGGCTAGGGCATGAATGGG
This DNA window, taken from Crenobacter cavernae, encodes the following:
- the rsmA gene encoding 16S rRNA (adenine(1518)-N(6)/adenine(1519)-N(6))-dimethyltransferase RsmA, which encodes MSRSHIPRKRFGQNFLQDNRVIEDIVNAIRPLPGETVIEIGPGLGALTRPLLERLGHLHVAEIDRDIIARLKKEFPPEKLTIHEGDALAFDFGTVGPKMKIVGNLPYNISTPLLFHLAEYSSQVDEMHFMLQKEVVDRMVAEPGTTDYGRLTVMLQVRFHMENVLDVPPDAFWPPPKVDSAVVRMIPQTGAHGDVADMAVLESLVGKAFAQRRKTLRNNLKGVVGDDTLAELGIDPTLRPEALAVADYVRLANHLAAQAG